In the Plasmodium yoelii strain 17X genome assembly, chromosome: 3 genome, one interval contains:
- a CDS encoding fam-a protein, translated as MNKFYIQIVFFLLIIPLYMNNKTLATELSPKKDTKHKSKKNKKRYTYDNTQEIYEKNKHLLYTDIKETKNACKVMKEALRQLEYHVTNTVDYGLYNIYYTDYMLFDDIKYQYNTNVEKKQYIVDNPNKYNKIINKYWNPDHANLFNDDNVKRKIVRVYNPNLVIIQQRSKTWPWSREKYFYAIAAKFKISENKIIIVMSSANINDNNCKNKRNFENIIVKNANLFEANIDSEDDIRNGKLKKIFVNLSGHIIEKKTDRIYVTYFESISGW; from the exons ATGAAtaagttttatattcaaattgttTTCTTTCTTTTAATCATACCcctatatatgaataataaaacccTTGCAACCGAGCTTTCTCCAAAAAAAGATACAAAAcacaaatcaaaaaaaaataaaaaacgtTATAC CTATGATAATACAcaagaaatatatgaaaaaaacaagcACCTATTATATACCGATATCAAAGAAACTAAAAATGCATGCAAAGTTATGAAAGAAGCTTTAAGACAATTAGAATATCATGTTACAAATACAGTTGATTATggattatataatatatattatactgaCTATATGCTTTTtgatgatataaaatatcaatataatacaaatgttgaaaaaaaacaatatatagtTGATAATCCGAATAAG tataataaaataataaacaagtaTTGGAATCCCGATCATGCCAATTTGTTCAATGATGATAATGTTAAAA GAAAAATTGTCCGTGTATACAATCCaaatttagtaataatacaaCAACGTTCCAAAACATGGCCATGGTCTCGtgagaaatatttttatgctatAGCTGCAAAATTTAAA atatcagaaaacaaaattataattgtCATGAGCTcagcaaatataaatgataacaactgtaaaaataaaagaaattttgaaaacataatagtaaaaaatgcaaatttATTCGAAGCTAACATTGATTCTGAAGATGATATTAGaaatggaaaattaaaaaaaatttttgttAACTTAAGTGGACacattattgaaaaaaaaacggaCCGTATTTATGTCACCTATTTCGAATCTATAAGCG gTTGGTGA